In Macrotis lagotis isolate mMagLag1 chromosome 8, bilby.v1.9.chrom.fasta, whole genome shotgun sequence, a single genomic region encodes these proteins:
- the UPP1 gene encoding uridine phosphorylase 1, with the protein MATQEKKPENRQSSDGHLIQLSNPNISEMKEDILYHFNLGTRTHDLQAMFGDVKFVCVGGSPVRMKAFISYIGEELGLAPPGMDHPNICEGTDRYAMYKIGPVLSVSHGMGIPSIGIMLHELIKLLYHAKCSDVIIIRIGTCGGIGLEPGSVVLTRKATDSCFKPEFEQIVLGKRIVRSTELNDDLNQELMACAKEINEFNTVMGNTMCTLDFYEGQARLDGAFCSYTDKDKQEYLQAAYDAGIRNIEMESTIFAAMCGASGIKAAVVCVTLLNRLCGDQISSSHEVLVEYQKRPQKLVGFFIKKRLGGKT; encoded by the exons ATGGCAACTCAGGAAAAGAAACCTGAAAATCGGCAGTCTTCAGA TGGACACTTAATTCAACTTTCAAACCCAAATATCtcagaaatgaaagaagatattCTTTATCACTTCAATCTTGGGACTAGAACTCATGATTTACAGGCGATGTTTGGAGATGTAAAg TTTGTGTGTGTTGGAGGAAGTCCTGTTCGAATGAAAGCTTTCATTAGCTATATAGGAGAAGAGCTGGGACTTGCACCACCTGGCATGGACCATCCCAACATTTGTGAAGGAACTGACCGTTATGCCATGTATAAGATTGGACCTGTATTATCAGTTAGT catGGTATGGGAATTCCTTCCATTGGAATCATGTTACATGAACTCATCAAGTTATTGTATCATGCCAAGTGTTCTGATGTCATCATTATTCGCATTGGCACATGTGGTGGAATAG GTCTCGAGCCTGGTTCAGTGGTGCTCACTAGAAAAGCTACAGATTCTTGCTTCAAACCTGAATTTGAACAAATTGTTTTGGGGAAACGGATAGTTCGAAGTACAGAGCTCAATGATGATCTGAATCAGGAATTAATGGCCTGTGCTAAGGAGATAAATGAGTTTAATACTGTGATGGGAAATACCATGTGTACTTTGGACTTCTACGAAG GTCAAGCTCGGCTGGATGGTGCTTTCTGCTCATATACCGATAAGGATAAGCAAGAGTATTTACAGGCAGCTTATGATGCTGGAATCAGAAACATTGAGATGGAATCTACTATCTTTGCAGCCATGTGTGGTGCTAGTGGCATCAAAG cCGCTGTTGTATGTGTTACCCTTCTGAATCGTCTTTGTGGAGATCAGATTAGCAGCTCCCATGAGGTTCTCGTTGAGTATCAAAAGAGACCACAGAAGTTAGTGGGATTCTTCATCAAGAAACGCCtaggaggaaaaacatga